One Streptomyces fagopyri DNA window includes the following coding sequences:
- a CDS encoding DUF3558 domain-containing protein: MQRKAYVPGTAVLLAALLAGCTGGSGGGDTTTDPKPGDAGATAPAAQPGKYRTLPEACAAVSHDSLDSLLPGIKQITDQAQRDTAYEGEATLTYDTDRRVGCGWKVESTDATDHLNVDFERVVSYDNAVSDDARAQDIYTAKEAAADLPQPVGSATASATPSATASGGDTESSTPSASASTPVSGGATASAGTSGTPADLQPRELGSTGDEAFLDDKLNSASSTTQQRTVTVVFRTSNVIVTVEYAEQPTASTGAPDSKEMQDKARNLAQKLVDRFNG; this comes from the coding sequence GTGCAGCGGAAGGCGTACGTCCCCGGGACCGCCGTGCTCCTCGCGGCCCTGCTCGCCGGCTGCACCGGCGGTTCGGGAGGCGGGGACACCACGACGGACCCCAAACCGGGCGACGCCGGCGCGACCGCCCCGGCCGCCCAGCCGGGCAAGTACCGCACGCTGCCGGAGGCCTGCGCCGCCGTGAGCCACGACAGCCTCGACTCGCTCCTGCCCGGCATCAAGCAGATCACCGACCAGGCGCAGCGCGACACCGCCTACGAGGGCGAGGCCACCCTCACCTACGACACCGACCGCCGCGTCGGCTGCGGCTGGAAGGTGGAGTCGACCGACGCCACCGACCATCTCAATGTCGACTTCGAACGCGTCGTCTCCTACGACAACGCGGTCAGCGACGACGCCCGCGCCCAGGACATCTACACGGCCAAGGAGGCCGCCGCGGACCTCCCCCAGCCCGTCGGTTCGGCCACCGCGTCCGCCACCCCGTCCGCCACCGCCTCCGGCGGCGACACCGAGTCGTCCACCCCGTCCGCCTCCGCGTCCACTCCCGTGTCCGGCGGCGCGACCGCCTCCGCGGGGACGAGCGGGACACCGGCCGACCTCCAGCCCCGCGAGCTCGGCTCCACGGGCGACGAGGCGTTCCTCGACGACAAGCTCAACTCGGCCTCCTCGACGACCCAGCAGCGCACGGTGACTGTGGTGTTCCGCACGTCCAACGTGATCGTGACGGTCGAGTACGCCGAGCAGCCGACCGCCTCCACCGGCGCCCCCGACAGCAAGGAAATGCAGGACAAGGCACGGAATCTGGCCCAGAAGCTGGTCGACAGGTTCAACGGTTAG
- a CDS encoding DUF3558 family protein — MHRPAQRVGRAPRLTRILVCAAAVPAMFVAAGCSSDSGSDSASGSGSGDAKPSTGTSSAASPDATANAVKEAAYATLPNPCSVLSKKTLGELVPKGLKSAKAGQSNDAKNRGNCSWNSLDNKGVKGSQFRWLNVSLLRFDSDAARGEGNQLAQTYYEKQVKDAQTVTGAKGSGSAPVSGAGDASTAVHYDLKKKEGTFKQQTVVTRVENVVITLDYNGAGLAGDKAPGADDLTKAAGNAAREVVAAVAGANQDGSRPGGTPDRSGAPSKSASPSASASKSAKPSTSPSPSKPASKSASPSKSAAAKS, encoded by the coding sequence ATGCACCGACCAGCACAGCGAGTAGGCCGAGCCCCGCGACTCACCCGCATCCTTGTCTGCGCAGCCGCCGTGCCGGCGATGTTCGTCGCCGCCGGCTGTTCCTCGGACTCCGGCTCGGACTCCGCCTCCGGATCCGGTTCCGGCGACGCGAAGCCGAGCACCGGCACGAGCTCGGCGGCGTCCCCGGACGCCACCGCGAACGCCGTCAAGGAGGCCGCGTACGCGACGCTGCCCAACCCCTGCTCCGTGCTCTCGAAGAAGACGCTCGGCGAGCTCGTGCCGAAGGGCCTGAAGTCGGCCAAGGCGGGCCAGTCGAACGACGCGAAGAACCGCGGCAACTGCTCCTGGAACAGCCTCGACAACAAGGGCGTCAAGGGTTCCCAGTTCCGCTGGCTGAACGTCTCCCTGCTGCGCTTCGACTCGGACGCGGCCCGCGGCGAGGGCAACCAGCTCGCACAGACCTACTACGAGAAGCAGGTCAAGGACGCGCAGACGGTGACCGGCGCGAAGGGCTCCGGTTCGGCGCCGGTGTCCGGGGCCGGCGACGCGTCGACGGCGGTGCACTACGACCTGAAGAAGAAGGAAGGCACCTTCAAGCAGCAGACGGTCGTGACGCGCGTCGAGAACGTCGTCATCACGCTCGACTACAACGGCGCCGGCCTGGCCGGCGACAAGGCGCCCGGCGCTGACGACCTGACGAAGGCCGCCGGGAACGCGGCCAGGGAGGTCGTGGCCGCGGTCGCCGGCGCGAACCAGGACGGCAGCAGGCCGGGCGGCACCCCGGACCGGTCCGGCGCACCCTCGAAGTCGGCGTCCCCGTCGGCCTCCGCCTCGAAGTCCGCGAAGCCGTCGACATCCCCGAGCCCCTCGAAGCCGGCCTCCAAGAGCGCTTCGCCCTCCAAGTCCGCGGCCGCGAAAAGCTGA